Proteins from one Neodiprion fabricii isolate iyNeoFabr1 chromosome 5, iyNeoFabr1.1, whole genome shotgun sequence genomic window:
- the LOC124182849 gene encoding uncharacterized protein LOC124182849 encodes MVVLSRVGSPTMSATVAGNQQQQHPHQEWDINDSNVPRVVDYDPWCEWADGHVRRVYGPDCEEARRHASGWAMRNTNNHNVSILKKSCLGVLVCSLGCLLPGGGRVHLRPAICDKARKKQQGKPCPNRQCGGRLQILSCRGHCGYPVTHFWRHTEHAIFFQAKGQHDHPRPEAKSTSEARRSVGAGRRVRGLAVLLAREAALGTKLMSLRGTKRVNSEPLEVPATRMAQPPPLVSDKGYSCSCPPFECICGLQSSLSPYQPTPHGHHNQPSIYPHQVTSSSGETPYWLQDSLPSQEPSIGGMQGYCSTAGVGQVSQVPQEAAYADFSSFTGDLFQPEEIFQLDQPLRPEFPSAGNGTQDVTRSPPSLLDLGSGTIKYEASKSDSDQTTTYWNQLLSEDSSSSHLSLTPAQDERLAFPGFEGSRRQPADCYIAGHKDLTEQSQCINDSAAYQTRHKNGTESSFWTQQQNDERMNFPGFDQQRRAGCFPVDKEDTVNCHTVNDRTTNSVFGPAYAQRARGPKDPGDGTHLGFSSFESYHQMAEQQPNQCVKTSEDVFYYPGNERCHYTCEVLDTRLPQMPVSIGVNGGGAPDQGIAFGDVPELDMAPFVDYTFVGMLCSPADNEPIPPHSIPIPGSGCGAQPTQAYVGHH; translated from the exons ATGGTTGTACT GAGCCGCGTTGGTTCGCCGACGATGTCAGCGACAGTCGCCGGTAATCAGCAACAGCAACACCCTCACCAAGAATGGGACATAAACGACTCGAATGTGCCTAGA GTTGTCGATTACGACCCGTGGTGCGAGTGGGCCGACGGTCACGTCAGACGGGTCTACGGCCCGGATTGCGAAGAGGCAAGGAGACACGCGTCCGGCTGGGCGATGCGAAACACGAACAATCACAACGTCAGTATTCTCAAAAAATCTTGCCTGGGTGTTCTAGTTTGCTCTCTCGGATGTCTACTTCCTGGCGGTGGACGCGTTCACCTTCGTCCAGCTATTTGTGACAAG GCTAGAAAAAAGCAGCAGGGCAAACCGTGCCCGAATCGTCAATGCGGAGGTCGTCTGCAGATTCTCTCCTGCCGCGGTCACTGCGGTTACCCAGTGACACATTTTTGGAGGCACACAGAGCACGCGATATTCTTCCAGGCCAAAGGACAACATGACCATCCGCGACCCGAGGCCAAGTCCACGTCTGAGGCGAGACGAAGCGTCGGTGCCGGAAGACGGGTTCGAGGACTGGCAGTTCTTTTGGCGAGAGAAGCCGCCCTTGGAACGAAG TTAATGTCGCTGAGGGGTACGAAACGCGTGAATTCGGAACCTCTGGAGGTTCCCGCAACTCGAATGGCGCAACCTCCTCCGCTGGTATCAGACAAAG GTTATTCCTGTTCCTGTCCACCCTTCGAGTGCATCTGTGGTCTGCAGAGTAGCCTATCGCCTTACCAACCGACTCCCCACGGTCATCATAACCAACCGAGTATTTACCCTCACCAGGTCACCTCAAGCTCAGGCGAAACCCCGTACTGGCTGCAGGATTCACTACCAAGCCAGGAGCCGAGCATCGGCGGAATGCAAGGCTATTGTTCGACCGCAGGAGTCGGTCAGGTTTCGCAAGTGCCGCAAGAGGCTGCGTACGCTGACTTCTCTTCGTTCACCGGAGACCTCTTCCAGCCTGAAGAAATATTCCAGCTGGACCAGCCGCTCCGTCCGGAATTTCCGAGCGCCGGAAACGGCACTCAAGATGTGACCAGGTCGCCACCCAGCCTCCTTGACCTTGGCAGCGGAACGATAAAGTACGAAGCGTCGAAGAGTGACTCTGACCAGACGACGACCTACTGGAACCAATTGCTGAGCGAGGACTCGAGCAGCAGCCACTTAAGCCTGACTCCGGCGCAAGACGAGCGGCTAGCTTTCCCCGGCTTTGAGGGGTCCAGACGACAGCCTGCCGACTGCTATATTGCCGGGCACAAGGACCTCACGGAGCAGAGTCAATGCATCAACGATTCCGCGGCTTACCAAACGCGACATAAAAACGGTACCGAATCCTCATTTTGGACCCAGCAGCAAAATGACGAGAGGATGAACTTTCCCGGGTTTGATCAGCAGCGGAGAGCAGGCTGCTTTCCCGTCGATAAAGAAGATACCGTGAATTGCCACACCGTCAATGACAGAACGACAAACTCTGTTTTCGGACCTGCGTATGCACAGCGCGCTCGGGGCCCGAAGGATCCGGGGGACGGGACACATCTCGGATTCAGCAGCTTTGAAAGTTACCATCAGATGGCAGAGCAGCAGCCGAATCAGTGCGTCAAGACCTCTGAGGACGTTTTTTACTACCCTGGTAATGAACGGTGTCATTACACCTGCGAAGTGCTCGATACTCGACTTCCGCAGATGCCCGTTAGTATTGGGGTGAATGGAGGCGGAGCTCCCGACCAGGGCATCGCTTTTGGGGATGTACCGGAACTGGACATGGCACCATTCGTCGACTACACCTTCGTCGGCATGCTGTGCAGCCCTGCGGACAATGAACCGATACCACCTCATTCGATACCGATACCTGGTTCGGGGTGCGGCGCCCAACCGACGCAAGCGTACGTCGGTCACCACTAG
- the LOC124183654 gene encoding elongation factor Ts, mitochondrial isoform X2: MSAEQWLTEQAQQLGWMKATKLEGRATGQGLIAVSVSDKHAVLVEVNCETDFVARNKYFQGLVTTVASATMKFASNSVSGTDLVNKVSLDSETLKELPAPDGKTLADHSALIIGSVGENLSLRRALCVSVNDDILIAGLSHPVPASPSATLLGKYAAIVAYRAPPKSEQLGKRLCQHIIGMNPAKIGEKGVDEPNPVLDDETTMIYQEYLLDPNITVEQLLTDNQAQVIDFARFETGETLATEKQPLEAVETCG; encoded by the exons ATGAGT GCCGAACAATGGCTAACAGAGCAAGCGCAACAGCTGGGTTGGATGAAGGCAACAAAACTTGAGGGCAGGGCGACGGGTCAAGGGCTAATCGCAGTTTCAGTAAGCGACAAGCACGCAGTCTTGGTCGAGGTCAACTGTGAGACGGATTTTGTTGCCAGAAACAAGTACTTCCAAGGTTTGGTAACAACTGTCGCATCTGCGACAATGAAATTTGCCTCAAACTCAGTCTCCGGCACCGATCTGGTGAACAAAGTCAGCCTGGATTCTGAAACCCTCAAAGAACTCCCTGCACCTGACGGAAAGACCCTTGCTGATCACTCTGCCCTCATCATCGGCAGTGTTGGAGAAAACCTTTCGCTTAGAAGAGCTCTGTGTGTCTCTGTCAACGATGATATTCTCATCGCCGGACTCTCTCACCCAGTGCCAGCCTCTCCATCGGCGACACTGCTTGGCAAATACGCTGCAATTGTTGCATACAGAGCTCCACCAAAATCTGAACAGTTGGGGAAACGACTGTGCCAGCACATCATcg GAATGAATCCGGCCAAGATCGGGGAAAAGGGTGTTGATGAGCCAAATCCAGTTTTGGATGACGAAACAACAATGATTTACCAAGAATACTTACTTGACCCAAATATTACGGTTGAACAATTATTAACTGATAATCAAGCTCAGGTTATTGACTTTGCACGGTTCGAAACCGGAGAGACACTTGCAACAGAAAAACAACCCTTAGAAGCTGTGGAAACGTGCGgctaa
- the LOC124183654 gene encoding elongation factor Ts, mitochondrial isoform X1: MLASKLCRFVHTNNSVWQATQKTVLSELRKKTGYTFANCRKALQLHGNDLQKAEQWLTEQAQQLGWMKATKLEGRATGQGLIAVSVSDKHAVLVEVNCETDFVARNKYFQGLVTTVASATMKFASNSVSGTDLVNKVSLDSETLKELPAPDGKTLADHSALIIGSVGENLSLRRALCVSVNDDILIAGLSHPVPASPSATLLGKYAAIVAYRAPPKSEQLGKRLCQHIIGMNPAKIGEKGVDEPNPVLDDETTMIYQEYLLDPNITVEQLLTDNQAQVIDFARFETGETLATEKQPLEAVETCG, from the exons ATGCTTGCGAGCAAATTGTGTCGGTTCGTCCATACCAATAATTCAGTATGGCAGGCAACACAAAAGACAGTCTTATCcgaactgagaaaaaaaactggctACACCTTTGCAAATTGTAGAAAAGCTCTTCAGCTTCATGGAAATGACTTACAGAAG GCCGAACAATGGCTAACAGAGCAAGCGCAACAGCTGGGTTGGATGAAGGCAACAAAACTTGAGGGCAGGGCGACGGGTCAAGGGCTAATCGCAGTTTCAGTAAGCGACAAGCACGCAGTCTTGGTCGAGGTCAACTGTGAGACGGATTTTGTTGCCAGAAACAAGTACTTCCAAGGTTTGGTAACAACTGTCGCATCTGCGACAATGAAATTTGCCTCAAACTCAGTCTCCGGCACCGATCTGGTGAACAAAGTCAGCCTGGATTCTGAAACCCTCAAAGAACTCCCTGCACCTGACGGAAAGACCCTTGCTGATCACTCTGCCCTCATCATCGGCAGTGTTGGAGAAAACCTTTCGCTTAGAAGAGCTCTGTGTGTCTCTGTCAACGATGATATTCTCATCGCCGGACTCTCTCACCCAGTGCCAGCCTCTCCATCGGCGACACTGCTTGGCAAATACGCTGCAATTGTTGCATACAGAGCTCCACCAAAATCTGAACAGTTGGGGAAACGACTGTGCCAGCACATCATcg GAATGAATCCGGCCAAGATCGGGGAAAAGGGTGTTGATGAGCCAAATCCAGTTTTGGATGACGAAACAACAATGATTTACCAAGAATACTTACTTGACCCAAATATTACGGTTGAACAATTATTAACTGATAATCAAGCTCAGGTTATTGACTTTGCACGGTTCGAAACCGGAGAGACACTTGCAACAGAAAAACAACCCTTAGAAGCTGTGGAAACGTGCGgctaa